In Desulforegula conservatrix Mb1Pa, the sequence AATATGTTTTATCAGGCGTATTATTCTTAAAGCTCTGGTGAGGCCTTTTTGTGTTGTAGAACCTCAGATAATCGCCAATTTTGTGTCTCGCTTCTGACATGCTTCCATAGGCCTTCAGATAAACCTCCTCATATTT encodes:
- a CDS encoding integrase core domain-containing protein, with the protein product KYEEVYLKAYGSMSEARHKIGDYLRFYNTKRPHQSFKNNTPDKTYFEGLEIPIAA